One genomic segment of Oreochromis aureus strain Israel breed Guangdong linkage group 9, ZZ_aureus, whole genome shotgun sequence includes these proteins:
- the urad gene encoding 2-oxo-4-hydroxy-4-carboxy-5-ureidoimidazoline decarboxylase, producing MDISAVNALSYEDFVNTFGNVVEKCPVITAAVWSRRPFVSLNALEAAISDFIDELPESGKEGILRCHPDLAGRDLQRGTLTRESRQEQAGAGMDALTSGETERMARLNKDYKKRFGFPFVICARMNDKANILRQLSERCQNERAVERARNRGGEEDLPLAPPKSAAH from the exons ATGGACATTTCAGCTGTAAATGCTCTTTCTTACGAGGATTTTGTGAACACTTTCGGTAACGTGGTGGAGAAATGTCCTGTTATAACAGCCGCTGTGTGGTCGAGGCGTCCGTTTGTGAGTTTAAATGCTCTGGAGGCTGCTATCAGTGACTTCATCGACGAGCTCCCAGAATCAG GTAAAGAGGGGATCCTAAGGTGTCACCCCGACCTGGCCGGCAGGGACCTGCAGAGAGGCACCTTGACCCGGGAGTCGCGCCAGGAGCAGGCAGGAGCCGGAATGGACGCGCTGACCTCGGGGGAAACCGAGCGCATGGCCCGTCTCAACAAGGATTACAAAAAGCGCTTCGGTTTCCCATTTGTCATCTGCGCCCGGATGAACGACAAAGCGAACATCTTGCGGCAGCTGTCCGAGCGCTGCCAGAACGAGCGCGCAGTGGAGAGAGCGCGGAATCGAGGAGGTGAAGAAGATCTGCCGCTTGCGCCTCCAAagtctgctgctcactga